acacacgcacacacacacacgcacacgcacacgcacatacacacacgcacacacacacacacaaaggcatataaggatatacatatatatatatatatatatataNNNNNNNNNNacaaaaatatggaaaaagacctttttttcgaacaacgaaataaataaatagagaaatgagacaggcaacataaagaacaatcccttcatcagttgtcccctgttttatctactctgcatttcgaaCGTAGGAAtggccatttttcttttctttttttttttgccaaataaacacacgcaatatatattgGTTCTTCACTCGCTCCTTATTGATGTCCATTGTCCGCAAGTCTTTCGTTACACATCTTCAGCGACCGTCCTTGGGTCCTGCTCTGCTTAGTCTATTCTGTTCTTCCATgctgtgtatccttatatgcctttgtgtgtgtgtgtgtgcgtgtgtgtatgtgcgtgtgcgtgtgtgtgcgtgttcgtgtgtgtgtgtgcgtgcgtgcgtgcatgtgcgtacacgtgtgtgtttcgcatgcgtgcttatgtgtgtatataagggcTTGTGCCCTTCATAGTGTTGCTATCGTTATCATCGTTGTTCTTACTGGTACTTCGACCTTCCCCTCAACTACGTCTTCTCTTCTGTCGTTGCTGCTCTTCACctttacttttgattttgttcttctatctttctgtgtttgtgtgttcgttcctgttgttgttatcgtggttgttgttgttgttgttggtatatatatatatatatatatatatatatatatatNNNNNNNNNNatatatatatatatatatatatatatatatatatatatgatctggaCGTTGTTGGTATTagttaaattgttaaatattgaGACACGTAACTGTATATAGtttattgtgtatttgtttatcttaatttataaAGTCTTTTAGAAGATGGTCGATATTTTAGAGAAGAATTTTACGCAAAAAGCCACTTTCGCCTGTAAAACGCGACGTCTTTACATAAGTCAgattttttaataagaaatttttaattcCAGCCAAAAACAGTTGTCTTTTTCTGTGGCTGTTTCCGAGCAGGTTCGGGAATAATATTCTCGAAAATCACTTTCTATANNNNNNNNNNNNNNNNNNNNNNNNNNNNNNNNNNNNNNNNNNNNNNNNNNNNNNNNNNNNNNNNNNNNNNNNNNNNNNNNNNNNNNNNNNNNNNNNNNNNNNNNNNNNNNNNNNNNNNNNNNNNNNNNNNNNNNNNNNNNNNNNNNNNNNNNNNNNNNNNNNNNNNNNNNNNNNNNNNNNNNNNNNNNNNNNNNNNNNNNNNNNNNNNNNNNNNNNNNNNNNNNNNNNNNNNNNNNNNNNNNNNNNNNNNNNNNNNNNNNNNNNNNNNNNNNNNNNNNNNNATATATATCCGCTTGCCTTGATAATCATTTCATGTAAAGTTACCCGTTTCTAATGCACACCATGAGAATAATGTGTCAATCGTAATAAATGGCATAGACACAAACCACAGCTGACAGCGAATCATTGGAGAAGACAACGGTAACAGATCGATCCCGATCCGGATCACTGAGACACCGGCTGCCAAAGATCAAATCATTGTTAGCCCCTTTAGGATTGATCAATATTTCAACAATGATTTTATATCGAAGAAAACCGAGAGATTTAATTTGGTTCCGTAGTTGGTCCCCAATATCTCTTGTCTTTAGTTTCCAATCTTTGTCGTCGTATTCAACATTGGTCAGTTCTTCACACAGATATTCATAAACGGCGTTCTTTACCTTAGATTCGACGAATTTACTGTCT
The genomic region above belongs to Octopus bimaculoides isolate UCB-OBI-ISO-001 chromosome 2, ASM119413v2, whole genome shotgun sequence and contains:
- the LOC106881462 gene encoding dynein light chain Tctex-type protein 2B, giving the protein MSSLEAAPSNNTKQVRICPSVKSDVTDGTTDGSNATNQKRRPSVFPNAHRRRSSFQFKQLALSNFHRLSMATSSDIECLPKIRQQNTYRIDPHPDSKFVESKVKNAVYEYLCEELTNVEYDDKDWKLKTRDIGDQLRNQIKSLGFLRYKIIVEILINPKGANNDLIFGSRCLSDPDRDRSVTVVFSNDSLSAVVCVYAIYYD